One Colius striatus isolate bColStr4 chromosome 10, bColStr4.1.hap1, whole genome shotgun sequence genomic region harbors:
- the BTBD8 gene encoding BTB/POZ domain-containing protein 8 isoform X6: protein MLSGSWAESSQEHISLQGISRLEMNVILHFIYGGILDFPDKVDVGRMLGIADMYGIDGLKEVAIYVLKRDYCHFFQKPVPGKQQPVLECMAIAHSLGVENLYAACMKWVVKHFAKCLSDRSFASLPTELQNNCVVMLINSLNHKNAAFLLMESDRLINSLPQVKWTETAVALASRLQEECITFIVANFLQVVQSEGFSILLQAQAMSSKPDLLELIFNAIEKSINNENSCFLLVAVDTLLDSTNVKEMGFTCKIQALRDKLWVFLVQSFYAVRHTESWKLMKPDHQHKIQAAAFDKGDDRRLGKKPVFTSSQLNKSVTESSGIRNTSSTEHSKKDCWGDSSTNQDKMKSDGLGASGHTSSTNRNTVNKASKHEDIKGKDGKKIASKITKDSKPGEKAASPKAKAVIKTKIENNGNVKAESMLTKQDIEKTSSASGQKNSGSGKGLKNHEGKIAGARPKVLAVSSSVQIKTKPLKKPTGKESPSSVIVAGTSSKSANTYIDIQTASEQTEEPKEDKLVEEGKKQTVKTKTSVKTPNGVTTKKKKPELEANVTASSLTKKSTGKVEQNVQAVLKKKGNVSSNSAAQQKAQNTPTNSPKNQGPQRESPNSLKTGMSPKHNEEKNVLQHLVQTTLPEKHPSARKKSDKQSQTPAAKATAKIAPKTQALSKHAEIANNKDPKPKATGQSGLKSQSSAQKHSRSESPVVHKNVHTSEHRISEQKLEKNLSDTVSGQLHDSNVCYPAKQRESLKCGKEGNSKDRLLASSQPSQQKLSDPSDNVEYKVKSESSLPITEETLSMPHVSLQNETKGRQISGDETGMKQIEGTEKDDITAEFPCSAQSSSDQYSAFFKETNQKATASGQLVKHSDAAEVCIEQSDKLNSERGLDDSENSLSSFSRTITTKEDETSSPQVHMEEFLTADELYDTSALTECKSVTADLDDISECSTEQITEKCSPSYTEPTEMPENHENAEIPFVDHWSTGALDQKESPESDTGSATTSSDDIKPRSEDYDAGGSQDDEGSNERGISKCSTMLCHDFLGRSSSDTSTPEELKIYDSSLRIEVKMKKEGSDLFRVNSTSDDEIPRKRPEMWSHRESARTNTRESKSSTFGNPQFIQEADQVSSSADETEDDRSEAENVTENFRSSNIPAQQFQGIDNLAFEDATDNYAASQGFSKTTNFKRSVLLSVDECEELGSDDRVETHTSHQHSADSLTPSEVFDSISQEHHRKAFYSRYSVEIDNRFPDCKQHKDRDNKLDKSGSSLLHDSTEIPEKENRGPSMTEQNCPEKIYSAASLCPGEKQKVNTKNEVASEFQQCNKYLDNDAKSQERPCHLDLHQRETNSDVQKSSSAKPVEASKNQILTQEGQVRDSQPATTECTKSDLLPGDIDDYDTMAQTCMYEHRPSKTLSPIYEMDVGEAIEQRMDSETAVLDVDFEDQQFAEQDWTLLRQLLSEQDSNTGFKNSVPEDLNLAQCLINQTLFLARDGSNPQGTSQVDTFSRWTELMSPFDDSSASITVASFSSEDCSSPQGEWTILELETHH from the exons ATGCTGAGTGGAAGTTGGGCTGAAAGTTCCCAGGAGCACATCAGTCTTCAAGG catAAGCCGCCTAGAAATGAATGTCATCTTGCATTTTATATATGGAGGTATTCTGGACTTCCCAGACAAAGTTGATGTTGG TCGCATGTTGGGCATTGCAGATATGTATGGGATAGATGGGCTGAAAGAAGTAGCTATCTACGTTCTGAAAAGAGATTACTGCCATTTTTTCCAAAAG CCTGTTCCTGGGAAACAGCAACCTGTACTAGAATGCATGGCTATTGCTCATTCGTTGGGAGTGGAAAACCTGTATGCTGCTTGCATGAA ATGGGTAGTAAAGCATTTTGCTAAATGTTTGTCAGACAGAAGCTTTGCCAGTTTACCTACTGAACTTCAAAACAACTGTGTTGTTATGTTGATTAACTCTTTG aacCACAAGAATGCTGCTTTCCTTTTAATGGAGAGTGACAGGCTGATCAATAGCCTTCCCCAAGTGAAATGGACAGAGACAGCTGTAGCTTTGGCATCTAGACTACAAGAAGAATGCATAACATTTATTGTGGCAAACTTCCTACAGGTGGTCCAAAGTGAAGGCTTCTCTATCTTGTTGCAG gcaCAGGCAATGAGCAGCAAACCCGACCTTCTAGAACTAATTTTTAATGCAATTGAAAAAAGTATTAACAATGAAAATAGCTGCTTTCTTCTTGTAGCTGTGGATACATTGTTGGACTCTACAAATGTGAAGGAGATG GGTTTTACGTGCAAGATCCAGGCTCTGCGTGATAAGCTCTGGGTCTTCCTCGTTCAGTCTTTTTATGCTGTTCGTCACACAGAAAGCTGGAAGCTGATGAAGCCAGACCATCAACATAAAATACAAGCAG CTGCATTTGACAAGGGTGATGACCGAAGACTTGGCAAAAAACCTGTTTTCACTAGTTCTCAG ctgaaCAAATCTGTTACGGAATCCAGTGGTATAAGGAATACTTCCTCAACAGAACACAGCAAGAAAGATTGCTGGGGAGATTCTTCCACTAATCAGGATAAGATGAAATCTGATGGATTAGGAGCATCTGGACACACATCCAGCACCAATAGAAACACTGTTAATAAAGCCTCAAAGCATGAAGATATAAAGGGGAAAGATGGCAAAAAAATAGCTTCCAAGATTACTAAGGATTCAAAACCTGGGGAAAAAGCTGCTTCACCAAAAGCTAAAGCTGttataaagacaaaaatagaaaataatggaaatgtGAAGGCTGAAAGCATGCTTACAAAGCAAGATATAGAAAAGACGTCATCTGCAAGTGGACAAAAAAATTCAGGAAGTGGCAAAGGACTAAAGAACCATGAAGGAAAAATTGCAGGTGCTAGACCTAAAGTACTGGCAGTATCCTCAAGCGTGCagatcaaaacaaaaccattgaaaaaacccacagggaAGGAATCTCCCTCCTCAGTCATTGTGGCAGGAACTTCCAGCAAGTCAGCAAACACCTACATAGATATTCAGACTGCCTCTGAACAGACAGAGGAACCCAAAGAGGATAAATTGgtagaggaagggaaaaaacagactg TGAAAACCAAGACATCTGTGAAGACACCAAATGGAgtcaccaccaaaaaaaaaaagcctgagcTTGAGGCTAATGTCACAGCAAGCAG TCTGACCAAAAAATCAACTGGGAAAGTTGAACAAAATGTACAAGCTGttctaaagaaaaaagggaacGTGAGTAGCAATTCGGCAGCGCAGCAAAAGGCTCAAAACACACCTACAAACTCTCCCAAGAACCAAG GACCTCAGAGGGAATCACCAAATTCATTGAAAACAGGAATGTCTCCAAaacataatgaagaaaaaaatgtgttacaaCATCTGGTTCAGACAACGCTCCCAGAAAAACATCCTTCAGCCAGGAAGAAGAGTGATAAGCAGTCGCAAACACCTGCAGCAAAAGCCACTGCAAAAATAGCACCTAAAACTCAGGCTCTGTCAAAGCATGCTGAGATTGCAAATAATAAAGacccaaaaccaaaagcaactgGGCAATCTGGATTAAAATCTCAGTCCTCTGCCCAAAAACATTCCAGAAGTGAGTCTCCTGTTGTCCATAAGAATGTGCACACCTCTGAGCACAGGATTTCAGAacagaaacttgaaaaaaacctGTCTGATACTGTGTCAGGTCAGCTTCATGACAGCAATGTATGCTATCCTGCAAAGCAAAGGGAATCTTTAAAATGTGGGAAGGAAGGTAACAGCAAAGATAGACTGCTGGCATCCTCTCAACCCAGTCAACAAAAATTGTCAGATCCTTCTGACAATGTGGAATACAAAGTAAAATCGGAATCTTCTCTTCCAATTACAGAAGAAACTCTTTCTATGCCACACGTTTCACTGCAAAATGAAACGAAAGGGAGACAAATCTCTGGAGATGAGACTGGAATGAAACAGATTGAAGGTACAGAGAAAGATGATATTACAGCTGAATTTCCCTGTTCTGCACAGTCTTCCAGTGATCAATACTCAGCCTTTTTCAAGGAAACCAATCAAAAGGCTACTGCTTCAGGACAACTGGTGAAACATTCAGATGCAGCAGAAGTCTGTATTGAACAAAGTGATAAATTAAACTCTGAAAGGGGTCTTGACGACAGTGAAAATTCTTTATCAAGCTTTTCCAGAACTATAACTACTAAGGAAGATGAGACATCATCTCCTCAGGTTCATATGGAGGAGTTTCTTACAGCTGATGAGCTGTATGACACATCAGCCTTGACTGAATGCAAATCGGTTACAGCAGATTTAGATGATATTTCAGAATGTTCCACAGAACAAATAACAGAGAAATGTTCACCTAGTTACACAGAGCCTACAGAAATGCCAGAAAACCACGAAAATGCAGAAATTCCTTTCGTGGACCACTGGAGTACTGGTGCACTAGATCAAAAAGAGAGTCCTGAATCGGACACTGGCAGCGCAACCACATCCTCTGATGATATAAAACCAAGATCAGAAGATTATGATGCTGGAGGCTCTCAGGATGACGAAGGATCCAACGAAAGAGGGATTTCTAAATGCAGCACCATGTTATGCCACGATTTTCTCGGGAGAAGTAGCAGTGACACAAGTACACCCGAGGAATTAAAAATTTATGACAGCAGCCTGAGAAtagaagtgaaaatgaaaaaagaggGTTCTGATCTCTTCCGTGTTAATTCCACAAGTGATGATGAAATACCCAGAAAAAGACCTGAAATGTGGTCTCATCGAGAAAGTGCAAGGACCAATACTAGAGAGAGCAAAAGTTCTACTTTTGGTAATCCACAGTTTATTCAGGAAGCAGACCAAGTTTCTTCTTCTGCTGATGAAACGGAAGATGACAGATCTGAAGCAGAGAATGTTACGGAAAACTTTCGTTCATCAAATATTCCTGCTCAACAGTTCCAAGGAATTGATAATTTAGCTTTTGAAGATGCAACAGACAATTATGCTGCAAGTCAGGGGTTTTCTAAAACCACAAATTTCAAACGATCTGTTTTACTTTCAGTAGATGAATGCGAAGAATTGGGATCTGATGATAGAGTGGAAACTCATACTTCACATCAGCATTCAGCAGATTCTCTCACTCCTTCAGAAGTCTTTGATAGTATTTCTCAAGAGCACCACAGAAAGGCTTTTTATTCAAGATATTCCGTGGAAATTGACAATCGATTTCCAGATTGCAAACAGCATAAGGACAGAGACAATAAATTGGATAAAAGTGGAAGTTCTCTCCTACATGACAGCACTGAaatcccagagaaggagaatcgaGGTCCTTCAATGACTGAACAAAACTGCCCAGAGAAAATATATTCAGCAGCTAGTCTGTGtccaggagaaaaacaaaaagtgaatACAAAGAATGAGGTGGCTAGTGAATTTCAACAGTGCAATAAATATTTAGACAATGATGCAAAATCTCAAGAAAGACCATGTCATTTGGATCTTCATCAGAGAGAAACTAATTCTGATGTgcaaaagagcagctctgcaaaaccTGTAGAAGCCAGTAAGAATCAGATACTGACTCAGGAAGGTCAAGTGAGAGACAGTCAACCAGCAACTACTGAATGCACTAAATCTGATTTACTTCCAG GAGACATAGATGATTATGACACAATGGCACAAACCTGCATGTATGAGCATCGGCCTTCAAAAACCCTTTCTCCAATATATGAGATGGATGTTGGAGAAGCAATTGAGCAGAGGATGGATTCAGAAACAGCAGTTCTAGACGTGGATTTTGAAGATCAGCAGTTTGCAGAACAGGACTGGACTCTTCTCAGGCAATTGTTATCTGAACAGGACTCAAATACAGGTTTCAAAAACTCTGTTCCTGAAGACCTTAACTTAGCACAATGTCTTATCAATCAGACGTTGTTTCTGGCACGAGATGGTTCGAATCCTCAGGGTACCTCACAAGTTGACACATTCAGTAGGTGGACTGAACTAATGTCTCCATTCGATGATTCTTCAGCAAGCATTACAGTGGCAAGCTTTTCATCTGAAGACTGTTCATCCCCTCAAGGGGAGTGGACAATTCTTGAACTGGAAACCCATCATTAA
- the BTBD8 gene encoding BTB/POZ domain-containing protein 8 isoform X7, with protein MNVILHFIYGGILDFPDKVDVGRMLGIADMYGIDGLKEVAIYVLKRDYCHFFQKPVPGKQQPVLECMAIAHSLGVENLYAACMKWVVKHFAKCLSDRSFASLPTELQNNCVVMLINSLNHKNAAFLLMESDRLINSLPQVKWTETAVALASRLQEECITFIVANFLQVVQSEGFSILLQAQAMSSKPDLLELIFNAIEKSINNENSCFLLVAVDTLLDSTNVKEMGFTCKIQALRDKLWVFLVQSFYAVRHTESWKLMKPDHQHKIQAAAFDKGDDRRLGKKPVFTSSQLNKSVTESSGIRNTSSTEHSKKDCWGDSSTNQDKMKSDGLGASGHTSSTNRNTVNKASKHEDIKGKDGKKIASKITKDSKPGEKAASPKAKAVIKTKIENNGNVKAESMLTKQDIEKTSSASGQKNSGSGKGLKNHEGKIAGARPKVLAVSSSVQIKTKPLKKPTGKESPSSVIVAGTSSKSANTYIDIQTASEQTEEPKEDKLVEEGKKQTVKTKTSVKTPNGVTTKKKKPELEANVTASSLTKKSTGKVEQNVQAVLKKKGNVSSNSAAQQKAQNTPTNSPKNQGPQRESPNSLKTGMSPKHNEEKNVLQHLVQTTLPEKHPSARKKSDKQSQTPAAKATAKIAPKTQALSKHAEIANNKDPKPKATGQSGLKSQSSAQKHSRSESPVVHKNVHTSEHRISEQKLEKNLSDTVSGQLHDSNVCYPAKQRESLKCGKEGNSKDRLLASSQPSQQKLSDPSDNVEYKVKSESSLPITEETLSMPHVSLQNETKGRQISGDETGMKQIEGTEKDDITAEFPCSAQSSSDQYSAFFKETNQKATASGQLVKHSDAAEVCIEQSDKLNSERGLDDSENSLSSFSRTITTKEDETSSPQVHMEEFLTADELYDTSALTECKSVTADLDDISECSTEQITEKCSPSYTEPTEMPENHENAEIPFVDHWSTGALDQKESPESDTGSATTSSDDIKPRSEDYDAGGSQDDEGSNERGISKCSTMLCHDFLGRSSSDTSTPEELKIYDSSLRIEVKMKKEGSDLFRVNSTSDDEIPRKRPEMWSHRESARTNTRESKSSTFGNPQFIQEADQVSSSADETEDDRSEAENVTENFRSSNIPAQQFQGIDNLAFEDATDNYAASQGFSKTTNFKRSVLLSVDECEELGSDDRVETHTSHQHSADSLTPSEVFDSISQEHHRKAFYSRYSVEIDNRFPDCKQHKDRDNKLDKSGSSLLHDSTEIPEKENRGPSMTEQNCPEKIYSAASLCPGEKQKVNTKNEVASEFQQCNKYLDNDAKSQERPCHLDLHQRETNSDVQKSSSAKPVEASKNQILTQEGQVRDSQPATTECTKSDLLPGDIDDYDTMAQTCMYEHRPSKTLSPIYEMDVGEAIEQRMDSETAVLDVDFEDQQFAEQDWTLLRQLLSEQDSNTGFKNSVPEDLNLAQCLINQTLFLARDGSNPQGTSQVDTFSRWTELMSPFDDSSASITVASFSSEDCSSPQGEWTILELETHH; from the exons ATGAATGTCATCTTGCATTTTATATATGGAGGTATTCTGGACTTCCCAGACAAAGTTGATGTTGG TCGCATGTTGGGCATTGCAGATATGTATGGGATAGATGGGCTGAAAGAAGTAGCTATCTACGTTCTGAAAAGAGATTACTGCCATTTTTTCCAAAAG CCTGTTCCTGGGAAACAGCAACCTGTACTAGAATGCATGGCTATTGCTCATTCGTTGGGAGTGGAAAACCTGTATGCTGCTTGCATGAA ATGGGTAGTAAAGCATTTTGCTAAATGTTTGTCAGACAGAAGCTTTGCCAGTTTACCTACTGAACTTCAAAACAACTGTGTTGTTATGTTGATTAACTCTTTG aacCACAAGAATGCTGCTTTCCTTTTAATGGAGAGTGACAGGCTGATCAATAGCCTTCCCCAAGTGAAATGGACAGAGACAGCTGTAGCTTTGGCATCTAGACTACAAGAAGAATGCATAACATTTATTGTGGCAAACTTCCTACAGGTGGTCCAAAGTGAAGGCTTCTCTATCTTGTTGCAG gcaCAGGCAATGAGCAGCAAACCCGACCTTCTAGAACTAATTTTTAATGCAATTGAAAAAAGTATTAACAATGAAAATAGCTGCTTTCTTCTTGTAGCTGTGGATACATTGTTGGACTCTACAAATGTGAAGGAGATG GGTTTTACGTGCAAGATCCAGGCTCTGCGTGATAAGCTCTGGGTCTTCCTCGTTCAGTCTTTTTATGCTGTTCGTCACACAGAAAGCTGGAAGCTGATGAAGCCAGACCATCAACATAAAATACAAGCAG CTGCATTTGACAAGGGTGATGACCGAAGACTTGGCAAAAAACCTGTTTTCACTAGTTCTCAG ctgaaCAAATCTGTTACGGAATCCAGTGGTATAAGGAATACTTCCTCAACAGAACACAGCAAGAAAGATTGCTGGGGAGATTCTTCCACTAATCAGGATAAGATGAAATCTGATGGATTAGGAGCATCTGGACACACATCCAGCACCAATAGAAACACTGTTAATAAAGCCTCAAAGCATGAAGATATAAAGGGGAAAGATGGCAAAAAAATAGCTTCCAAGATTACTAAGGATTCAAAACCTGGGGAAAAAGCTGCTTCACCAAAAGCTAAAGCTGttataaagacaaaaatagaaaataatggaaatgtGAAGGCTGAAAGCATGCTTACAAAGCAAGATATAGAAAAGACGTCATCTGCAAGTGGACAAAAAAATTCAGGAAGTGGCAAAGGACTAAAGAACCATGAAGGAAAAATTGCAGGTGCTAGACCTAAAGTACTGGCAGTATCCTCAAGCGTGCagatcaaaacaaaaccattgaaaaaacccacagggaAGGAATCTCCCTCCTCAGTCATTGTGGCAGGAACTTCCAGCAAGTCAGCAAACACCTACATAGATATTCAGACTGCCTCTGAACAGACAGAGGAACCCAAAGAGGATAAATTGgtagaggaagggaaaaaacagactg TGAAAACCAAGACATCTGTGAAGACACCAAATGGAgtcaccaccaaaaaaaaaaagcctgagcTTGAGGCTAATGTCACAGCAAGCAG TCTGACCAAAAAATCAACTGGGAAAGTTGAACAAAATGTACAAGCTGttctaaagaaaaaagggaacGTGAGTAGCAATTCGGCAGCGCAGCAAAAGGCTCAAAACACACCTACAAACTCTCCCAAGAACCAAG GACCTCAGAGGGAATCACCAAATTCATTGAAAACAGGAATGTCTCCAAaacataatgaagaaaaaaatgtgttacaaCATCTGGTTCAGACAACGCTCCCAGAAAAACATCCTTCAGCCAGGAAGAAGAGTGATAAGCAGTCGCAAACACCTGCAGCAAAAGCCACTGCAAAAATAGCACCTAAAACTCAGGCTCTGTCAAAGCATGCTGAGATTGCAAATAATAAAGacccaaaaccaaaagcaactgGGCAATCTGGATTAAAATCTCAGTCCTCTGCCCAAAAACATTCCAGAAGTGAGTCTCCTGTTGTCCATAAGAATGTGCACACCTCTGAGCACAGGATTTCAGAacagaaacttgaaaaaaacctGTCTGATACTGTGTCAGGTCAGCTTCATGACAGCAATGTATGCTATCCTGCAAAGCAAAGGGAATCTTTAAAATGTGGGAAGGAAGGTAACAGCAAAGATAGACTGCTGGCATCCTCTCAACCCAGTCAACAAAAATTGTCAGATCCTTCTGACAATGTGGAATACAAAGTAAAATCGGAATCTTCTCTTCCAATTACAGAAGAAACTCTTTCTATGCCACACGTTTCACTGCAAAATGAAACGAAAGGGAGACAAATCTCTGGAGATGAGACTGGAATGAAACAGATTGAAGGTACAGAGAAAGATGATATTACAGCTGAATTTCCCTGTTCTGCACAGTCTTCCAGTGATCAATACTCAGCCTTTTTCAAGGAAACCAATCAAAAGGCTACTGCTTCAGGACAACTGGTGAAACATTCAGATGCAGCAGAAGTCTGTATTGAACAAAGTGATAAATTAAACTCTGAAAGGGGTCTTGACGACAGTGAAAATTCTTTATCAAGCTTTTCCAGAACTATAACTACTAAGGAAGATGAGACATCATCTCCTCAGGTTCATATGGAGGAGTTTCTTACAGCTGATGAGCTGTATGACACATCAGCCTTGACTGAATGCAAATCGGTTACAGCAGATTTAGATGATATTTCAGAATGTTCCACAGAACAAATAACAGAGAAATGTTCACCTAGTTACACAGAGCCTACAGAAATGCCAGAAAACCACGAAAATGCAGAAATTCCTTTCGTGGACCACTGGAGTACTGGTGCACTAGATCAAAAAGAGAGTCCTGAATCGGACACTGGCAGCGCAACCACATCCTCTGATGATATAAAACCAAGATCAGAAGATTATGATGCTGGAGGCTCTCAGGATGACGAAGGATCCAACGAAAGAGGGATTTCTAAATGCAGCACCATGTTATGCCACGATTTTCTCGGGAGAAGTAGCAGTGACACAAGTACACCCGAGGAATTAAAAATTTATGACAGCAGCCTGAGAAtagaagtgaaaatgaaaaaagaggGTTCTGATCTCTTCCGTGTTAATTCCACAAGTGATGATGAAATACCCAGAAAAAGACCTGAAATGTGGTCTCATCGAGAAAGTGCAAGGACCAATACTAGAGAGAGCAAAAGTTCTACTTTTGGTAATCCACAGTTTATTCAGGAAGCAGACCAAGTTTCTTCTTCTGCTGATGAAACGGAAGATGACAGATCTGAAGCAGAGAATGTTACGGAAAACTTTCGTTCATCAAATATTCCTGCTCAACAGTTCCAAGGAATTGATAATTTAGCTTTTGAAGATGCAACAGACAATTATGCTGCAAGTCAGGGGTTTTCTAAAACCACAAATTTCAAACGATCTGTTTTACTTTCAGTAGATGAATGCGAAGAATTGGGATCTGATGATAGAGTGGAAACTCATACTTCACATCAGCATTCAGCAGATTCTCTCACTCCTTCAGAAGTCTTTGATAGTATTTCTCAAGAGCACCACAGAAAGGCTTTTTATTCAAGATATTCCGTGGAAATTGACAATCGATTTCCAGATTGCAAACAGCATAAGGACAGAGACAATAAATTGGATAAAAGTGGAAGTTCTCTCCTACATGACAGCACTGAaatcccagagaaggagaatcgaGGTCCTTCAATGACTGAACAAAACTGCCCAGAGAAAATATATTCAGCAGCTAGTCTGTGtccaggagaaaaacaaaaagtgaatACAAAGAATGAGGTGGCTAGTGAATTTCAACAGTGCAATAAATATTTAGACAATGATGCAAAATCTCAAGAAAGACCATGTCATTTGGATCTTCATCAGAGAGAAACTAATTCTGATGTgcaaaagagcagctctgcaaaaccTGTAGAAGCCAGTAAGAATCAGATACTGACTCAGGAAGGTCAAGTGAGAGACAGTCAACCAGCAACTACTGAATGCACTAAATCTGATTTACTTCCAG GAGACATAGATGATTATGACACAATGGCACAAACCTGCATGTATGAGCATCGGCCTTCAAAAACCCTTTCTCCAATATATGAGATGGATGTTGGAGAAGCAATTGAGCAGAGGATGGATTCAGAAACAGCAGTTCTAGACGTGGATTTTGAAGATCAGCAGTTTGCAGAACAGGACTGGACTCTTCTCAGGCAATTGTTATCTGAACAGGACTCAAATACAGGTTTCAAAAACTCTGTTCCTGAAGACCTTAACTTAGCACAATGTCTTATCAATCAGACGTTGTTTCTGGCACGAGATGGTTCGAATCCTCAGGGTACCTCACAAGTTGACACATTCAGTAGGTGGACTGAACTAATGTCTCCATTCGATGATTCTTCAGCAAGCATTACAGTGGCAAGCTTTTCATCTGAAGACTGTTCATCCCCTCAAGGGGAGTGGACAATTCTTGAACTGGAAACCCATCATTAA